The Littorina saxatilis isolate snail1 linkage group LG15, US_GU_Lsax_2.0, whole genome shotgun sequence genome contains a region encoding:
- the LOC138948052 gene encoding uncharacterized protein produces MTSHPETMAEATSAAEPYSFEPPASLLESSEDEESASSDENSTVDEPGDDIPAAENDARAWCQCGHCVVWPGQRRREKVCCHHYPQVTGKFEGEGMQCMTTHQGFRDNCLSRYTIESVIILFKQSLRKRWKE; encoded by the exons atgacgtcacatccaGAGACAATGGCAGAAGCAACTTCAGCTGCTGAACCATACAGTTTTGAGCCGCCAGCATCTTTGCTGGAGTCATCTGAAGATGAAGAAAGTGCCAGCAGCGACGAGAACAGTACCGTGGACGAACCTGGCGATGACATCCCTGCTGCAGAAAATGATGCAAG ggcatggtgtcagtgtggcCACTGTGTTGTGTGGCCTGGGCAGCGAAGGAGGGAGAAGGTGTGCTGCCACCATTACCCTCAAGTTACAGGGAAGTTTGAGGGGGAGGGGATGCAGTGCATGACCACACACCAGGGTTTCCGTGACAATTGCCTCTCAAG GTACACCATTGAATCCGTCATTATCCTGTTCAAGCAGTCACTGAGGAAAAGGTGGAAAGAATAG